In Halorhabdus rudnickae, the following proteins share a genomic window:
- a CDS encoding halocyanin domain-containing protein, protein MTDGATDLSRRDVLRSAGALTGATAAAGAAGTAAAQEGEGGGSGGGKPDYGGWFSDVSNFSSTEDYRGQDEVTVEVGVEGNGNFWAFGPPAIHVDAGTTVVFEWTGEGNAHNVVAEDESYSSGSAVAEAGTTFEHTFEEAGISKYYCNPHRSVGMKGAVVVGDDYPEVELGGSTGPKVPENAKLLGVGSGFLMAAALGFAYFFMKYGGDYDEQ, encoded by the coding sequence ATGACTGACGGCGCTACGGACCTATCTCGCCGGGACGTACTCAGATCGGCGGGCGCACTCACCGGTGCAACGGCAGCCGCGGGTGCGGCCGGAACCGCCGCCGCTCAAGAGGGCGAAGGTGGCGGCAGCGGCGGCGGGAAGCCCGATTATGGCGGGTGGTTTTCGGACGTGAGCAACTTTTCGAGTACCGAGGACTACCGCGGGCAAGACGAAGTGACGGTCGAAGTGGGCGTCGAGGGCAACGGCAACTTTTGGGCGTTCGGGCCGCCGGCGATCCACGTCGACGCCGGGACGACCGTCGTCTTCGAGTGGACCGGCGAGGGCAACGCCCACAACGTAGTGGCCGAAGACGAGTCGTACTCTTCGGGGTCGGCCGTCGCCGAGGCCGGCACCACGTTCGAGCACACCTTCGAGGAAGCCGGCATTTCGAAGTACTACTGCAATCCCCACCGCTCGGTCGGCATGAAAGGCGCCGTCGTCGTCGGTGACGACTATCCCGAGGTCGAACTCGGGGGTTCGACCGGGCCGAAAGTCCCCGAGAACGCGAAGTTGCTCGGCGTCGGCAGTGGGTTCCTCATGGCTGCGGCTCTCGGCTTCGCGTACTTCTTCATGAAGTACGGCGGAGACTACGACGAGCAGTAG
- a CDS encoding cystathionine gamma-synthase: MTDEDGDSDDFETRAIHAGWEPDPQTGAIMPPIYATSTFAQDAPGEDRGYEYSRTGNPTRMALEENLASLEGGEHGRAFASGMAAINTVLNLLSAGDHVVVGRDVYGGTHRLFTDVYEDYDLEFSFVDATDPDAVAAAITEETELVWAETPTNPLLEIVDIERVAVVAHDGDALLAVDNTFATPYLQQPLEFGADIVAHSLTKYLGGHSDIVGGALITDDAELDERLGFYQNSVGATPDPFACFLVLRGTKTLPVRMDRHSENARELAEWLDEHSAVETVHYPGLESHPGHEVAAAQMDDFGGMLSVEFDAPLEAVRRFVSETDIFTLAESLGGVESLIEHPATMTHGAVPAEERRKTGITDGLVRLSVGLEAVGDLRTDLADTLEKTIEI, from the coding sequence ATGACCGACGAGGACGGCGACAGCGACGACTTCGAGACACGAGCGATCCACGCCGGGTGGGAGCCCGACCCGCAGACGGGCGCGATCATGCCGCCGATCTACGCCACCTCGACGTTTGCCCAGGACGCTCCCGGCGAAGATCGTGGCTACGAGTATTCCCGGACGGGCAACCCGACGCGGATGGCGCTTGAAGAGAACTTGGCGAGTCTCGAAGGCGGTGAACACGGCCGGGCCTTCGCCAGTGGGATGGCCGCGATCAACACCGTCCTCAATCTGCTTTCGGCGGGCGATCACGTCGTCGTCGGGCGTGACGTCTACGGCGGAACCCACCGGCTATTCACTGACGTCTACGAGGACTACGATCTCGAATTCTCTTTCGTGGACGCGACCGATCCTGACGCCGTAGCTGCGGCGATCACCGAGGAGACCGAATTGGTCTGGGCCGAGACGCCGACGAATCCCCTGCTGGAAATCGTGGACATCGAGCGAGTTGCTGTGGTGGCCCACGACGGCGACGCGCTGCTGGCCGTGGACAACACCTTCGCGACGCCATACCTCCAGCAGCCGCTCGAATTCGGGGCGGACATCGTCGCTCACTCGCTGACGAAGTACCTCGGCGGCCACTCGGATATCGTCGGGGGCGCGCTCATCACAGACGACGCCGAACTCGACGAACGACTCGGGTTCTACCAGAACAGCGTCGGCGCGACCCCCGACCCGTTCGCGTGTTTCCTCGTTCTCCGGGGGACCAAAACGCTGCCTGTCAGGATGGACCGACACAGCGAGAACGCCAGGGAACTCGCCGAGTGGCTCGACGAGCACTCGGCCGTCGAGACCGTCCATTATCCCGGACTCGAATCACATCCCGGCCACGAGGTCGCGGCGGCACAGATGGACGACTTCGGGGGCATGCTCAGCGTCGAGTTCGACGCCCCCCTCGAGGCGGTTCGGCGCTTCGTCTCCGAGACGGACATCTTCACACTGGCCGAGAGCCTCGGCGGCGTCGAGAGCCTGATCGAGCACCCGGCGACGATGACACACGGCGCCGTGCCGGCCGAAGAACGCCGCAAGACGGGGATTACCGACGGGCTGGTCCGTCTCAGTGTCGGCCTCGAAGCCGTCGGAGATCTCCGGACTGACCTGGCGGACACACTCGAGAAAACGATCGAGATCTAA
- a CDS encoding PLP-dependent cysteine synthase family protein — MTTHHTPKTSVLDTIGETPLVELDGSPGAVPVYAKLETFNPGGSVKDRVGKHILEELLDRGKIAPGGAIVEPTAGNTGIGMAIAATRLDLEAVFVVPEGFSVEKERLMDALGAEIVHFSGDGGMAAAAQRAHEIAKEHEDAVVPQQFATPLNVQAHYRTTGPEIREALDGEVGAVVVGVGSGGTLTGIARAVREQVPDVSVVAVEPAGSTFGEVLGREREEGPYKIEGIGTHDPDVTELLEPAEIDDFVTISDRDAHAEVQRLAAEEGHLVGSSSGAASVAARQVAEEIAAGEREAPHDTVVTVFPDGGERYLSKNIYGHFDAWEGKA, encoded by the coding sequence ATGACGACACACCACACACCGAAGACGTCAGTACTGGACACCATCGGCGAGACGCCGCTGGTCGAACTCGATGGGTCACCGGGGGCAGTCCCGGTGTACGCCAAACTCGAGACGTTCAATCCGGGCGGGAGCGTGAAGGATCGCGTCGGCAAACACATCCTCGAAGAACTCCTCGATCGCGGCAAGATCGCACCCGGCGGGGCGATCGTCGAGCCGACGGCCGGTAACACCGGCATTGGCATGGCGATCGCCGCGACCCGCCTGGATCTCGAGGCAGTTTTCGTCGTTCCTGAAGGGTTCAGCGTCGAGAAAGAACGCCTGATGGACGCACTCGGAGCTGAAATCGTCCACTTCTCTGGGGACGGCGGCATGGCTGCAGCCGCCCAAAGAGCCCACGAGATCGCCAAGGAGCACGAAGACGCCGTCGTCCCACAGCAGTTCGCGACGCCGTTGAACGTCCAAGCGCACTACCGGACGACCGGCCCGGAGATCCGCGAGGCACTCGACGGTGAGGTGGGTGCGGTCGTCGTCGGCGTCGGCTCGGGCGGGACGCTAACCGGGATCGCCCGTGCCGTCCGCGAGCAAGTTCCGGACGTCAGTGTCGTCGCCGTCGAACCGGCGGGATCGACGTTCGGGGAAGTGCTGGGCCGCGAGCGTGAGGAGGGACCGTACAAGATCGAGGGGATCGGGACGCACGATCCGGACGTGACCGAGTTACTCGAACCCGCTGAGATCGACGACTTCGTGACGATCAGCGATCGGGACGCCCACGCCGAGGTGCAGCGACTCGCCGCCGAGGAGGGACATCTCGTCGGCTCGAGTTCCGGCGCGGCGAGCGTCGCGGCCCGACAGGTCGCCGAGGAAATCGCGGCTGGTGAGCGCGAAGCACCGCACGACACCGTCGTGACGGTGTTCCCCGACGGCGGCGAACGGTACCTCTCGAAGAACATATACGGCCACTTCGACGCATGGGAGGGCAAAGCATGA
- the fer gene encoding ferredoxin Fer has translation MPSPAEVLGVNPGADEEAVHRAYRRRVKDAHPDQGGSIEEFRTVQSAYEALLAGDREVSTQSTGSTVPTTLSTDVEFVDYEAIADKDWSLEDNDLFEKCRAAGLTGTDYGQLTVGRNDPLLETVEQCGRSWPYSCRGGACANCAVAVLEGELSQPVNHILPEEAIDRGIRLSCVGRPLTDTLKLVYNVKHLPAIADLRLPPRPADRRTSD, from the coding sequence GTGCCCTCGCCCGCCGAAGTGCTCGGCGTCAATCCCGGCGCAGACGAGGAGGCGGTCCACCGGGCCTATCGACGCCGCGTCAAGGACGCCCATCCCGACCAGGGTGGTTCGATCGAAGAGTTTCGCACAGTCCAGTCGGCCTACGAGGCGCTCCTCGCTGGTGATCGAGAGGTGTCAACCCAGTCGACTGGCTCTACAGTGCCCACGACGCTGTCGACAGACGTCGAGTTTGTCGACTACGAGGCGATCGCTGACAAGGACTGGTCCCTTGAGGATAACGATCTCTTCGAGAAGTGTCGAGCCGCGGGTCTGACCGGGACTGACTACGGGCAACTCACGGTCGGGCGCAACGATCCCCTTCTGGAGACCGTCGAACAGTGTGGCCGCTCCTGGCCGTATTCTTGCCGGGGCGGGGCGTGTGCCAACTGTGCGGTCGCCGTTCTGGAGGGTGAATTGTCCCAGCCGGTCAATCACATCCTCCCCGAAGAGGCGATCGATCGCGGTATCAGGCTGTCCTGTGTCGGACGACCACTGACGGACACGCTCAAACTCGTCTACAACGTCAAACACCTCCCCGCGATTGCCGACCTCCGACTCCCGCCTCGTCCCGCCGATCGCCGAACGAGCGATTAA
- a CDS encoding ArsR/SmtB family transcription factor: MGTLLPRRGERTETSDEPQVLGLDEEAADEAFAALSSETARRVLALIYEDPTTPAQIRDEIGTSLQNVHYHLEKLESADLIESAGTDYSSKGNEMTVYAPTNEALVLVAGSQEERSLLKRAVARVLAGVGILAGGAVAFGFAIQRFVTDTTTQSGGGMGTMSVETGDTATGGAEPSPLLADPAVAFFLGGAFILALVGVWWYARSR, from the coding sequence ATGGGGACGTTATTGCCGCGCCGCGGGGAGCGGACCGAAACCAGTGACGAACCGCAGGTGCTCGGACTCGACGAGGAAGCGGCCGACGAGGCCTTCGCTGCGCTGTCCTCCGAGACAGCCCGTCGAGTCCTGGCGCTGATCTACGAGGACCCGACGACGCCCGCGCAGATCCGCGATGAGATCGGCACCTCACTGCAGAACGTTCACTACCATCTTGAGAAATTGGAGTCCGCTGACTTGATCGAGTCTGCCGGCACGGACTACTCGTCGAAAGGCAACGAGATGACTGTCTACGCGCCGACCAACGAGGCGCTGGTGCTCGTTGCCGGTTCACAGGAGGAACGATCCCTGCTGAAACGAGCCGTCGCCCGCGTATTGGCCGGCGTTGGCATCCTCGCCGGTGGTGCGGTGGCGTTCGGGTTCGCCATCCAGCGATTTGTTACTGATACGACGACCCAGTCAGGGGGCGGCATGGGGACGATGAGCGTCGAGACGGGGGACACTGCAACGGGAGGTGCCGAGCCGTCGCCGTTGCTGGCCGATCCGGCGGTCGCGTTCTTCCTTGGTGGCGCGTTCATCCTCGCCCTCGTCGGGGTCTGGTGGTACGCCCGCAGCCGATAG
- the hisD gene encoding histidinol dehydrogenase, with protein MDVQSISELGAEQRRALFERDSGIGEIREDVADIVGRVHREGDAALAEFCRRFDDVEVEDFEITERAAEAYESIDEDVRQAIETAAENIRVFHERQVPEDWSVETADGRELGRKYYPLESAGVYAPGGTAAYPSSVLMGVVPAKVAGVEHVAVATPPAEEINPVTLAAMHAAGADAVYQIGGAQAIAALAYGTESIDPVDVIVGPGNRWVTAAKAEVRGDVRIDMLAGPSEVLTLTDDIADPEIVAAEVVAQAEHDPNAGVVAVTPDADHAAAVAEEIDRQVPQREREDIVREALANDASGVFLAESMDEAVAFSEDYAPEHIFVHAANERDLLERITNYGSAFVGEFTPVAAGDYASGTNHVLPTGGSASIASGLSVDDFVRPATYQQLSEEGLETLRETITTLAEAEGLEAHAHSVETRFEE; from the coding sequence ATGGACGTACAGTCCATCTCTGAACTCGGTGCCGAACAGCGACGCGCGCTCTTCGAGCGAGACTCCGGCATCGGCGAAATCCGCGAGGATGTCGCCGACATCGTCGGGCGCGTCCATCGCGAGGGCGACGCCGCACTCGCGGAGTTCTGCCGGCGCTTCGACGACGTCGAGGTCGAGGACTTCGAGATCACCGAGAGGGCCGCCGAGGCCTACGAATCCATCGACGAGGACGTCCGCCAGGCGATCGAGACCGCCGCCGAGAACATTCGCGTGTTCCACGAGCGTCAGGTCCCCGAAGACTGGTCCGTCGAGACGGCGGACGGTCGAGAACTCGGCCGGAAGTACTACCCGCTCGAATCGGCTGGCGTCTACGCCCCGGGTGGGACCGCAGCCTACCCATCGAGCGTGCTCATGGGCGTCGTGCCCGCGAAGGTCGCCGGCGTCGAGCACGTCGCCGTCGCGACACCGCCCGCCGAAGAGATCAACCCAGTTACGCTGGCGGCGATGCACGCCGCCGGCGCGGACGCAGTCTACCAGATCGGCGGCGCCCAGGCAATCGCCGCATTGGCTTACGGCACCGAGTCGATTGACCCGGTGGACGTGATCGTCGGCCCCGGCAACCGGTGGGTCACCGCCGCGAAAGCCGAAGTGCGGGGCGACGTCCGTATCGACATGCTCGCCGGTCCCAGTGAGGTGCTGACGCTGACTGACGACATTGCGGACCCGGAGATCGTCGCCGCCGAGGTCGTCGCCCAGGCCGAACACGACCCCAACGCCGGCGTCGTCGCGGTGACACCCGATGCCGACCACGCCGCGGCCGTCGCCGAGGAGATCGACCGACAGGTGCCACAACGCGAGCGTGAAGACATCGTCCGCGAGGCCCTGGCCAACGATGCCAGCGGTGTCTTCCTCGCCGAATCGATGGACGAAGCGGTCGCGTTCAGCGAGGACTACGCTCCGGAACACATCTTCGTCCACGCCGCGAACGAACGCGATCTGCTCGAACGGATCACCAACTACGGGTCGGCGTTCGTCGGCGAGTTCACGCCCGTCGCTGCCGGCGACTACGCCAGCGGGACTAATCACGTCCTGCCGACCGGTGGCTCGGCGTCGATCGCTAGTGGCCTCTCCGTGGACGATTTCGTCCGCCCGGCGACCTACCAGCAACTCTCCGAAGAAGGGCTAGAAACGCTCCGTGAGACGATCACGACGTTAGCCGAGGCGGAGGGACTCGAAGCACATGCCCACAGCGTCGAGACGCGCTTCGAGGAGTGA